In one Paenibacillus sp. JQZ6Y-1 genomic region, the following are encoded:
- a CDS encoding nicotinate phosphoribosyltransferase codes for MRQYGLALHTDKYQINMMYAHWVNGTHNRRAVFEAYFRKLPFGNGYAVFAGLERIVNYINNLTFHEDEIAFLAEQEEQYDARFLDELRQFRFHGNLYAMQEGAVVFADEPLLRVEGTIMEAQLVETALLNFMNYQTLIATKASRIKQVAGDDILLEFGTRRAQEADAAIWGARAAYIAGFHGTSNVLAGAKFGIPAKGTHAHAWVQSFGNEQEAFDRYAAALPDGVTLLVDTFDTLGSGVPHAIKTAKELEARGKKMSAIRLDSGDLSYLSIQARKMLDDAGLPYVKIVASNDLDENTILDLKSQGARIDTWGVGTQLITASDQPSLGGVYKLVECEIDGEMQPVIKISANPEKVTTPGSKDVYRIISTGSGKAIADYICFPNESEPREGKRLKLFNPLHPYIRKYVSDYEAVALLQPIFVEGKQVYELPSLQDIRTYHVSQLDQFWPEYLRKLNPEIYRVNISPKAWDMKQRLIAEHLPPEEL; via the coding sequence ATGAGACAGTATGGACTAGCGTTACATACAGACAAATATCAGATCAATATGATGTACGCTCACTGGGTAAATGGTACACACAATCGACGTGCCGTCTTTGAAGCGTATTTCCGCAAATTGCCGTTCGGTAATGGATATGCCGTATTTGCTGGGTTGGAGCGGATTGTGAATTATATCAACAATCTGACCTTTCATGAGGACGAGATTGCGTTTCTGGCGGAGCAAGAGGAGCAGTATGATGCTCGTTTTCTGGATGAATTAAGACAGTTCCGTTTTCACGGTAATCTGTATGCGATGCAGGAAGGCGCGGTCGTGTTTGCGGATGAGCCGCTGCTGCGTGTAGAAGGAACGATCATGGAAGCGCAGCTGGTAGAAACGGCACTGCTGAACTTTATGAACTATCAGACATTGATTGCGACGAAGGCGTCTCGTATCAAGCAGGTGGCTGGCGACGATATTTTGCTGGAATTCGGTACGCGTCGTGCGCAGGAAGCGGATGCAGCCATTTGGGGCGCTCGTGCTGCTTATATCGCTGGTTTCCACGGTACATCCAACGTGCTTGCAGGTGCCAAATTCGGTATTCCCGCTAAAGGGACACACGCACATGCGTGGGTACAGAGCTTTGGCAATGAACAGGAAGCATTTGACCGATATGCGGCAGCACTGCCAGATGGTGTAACCTTACTGGTCGATACGTTTGATACGTTAGGCAGCGGTGTACCACACGCGATCAAAACTGCCAAAGAATTAGAAGCTCGCGGTAAGAAGATGAGCGCGATTCGTCTGGATAGCGGTGACTTGTCCTATCTATCGATTCAAGCGCGCAAAATGCTGGATGATGCTGGTCTGCCGTATGTGAAGATCGTCGCATCGAATGATCTGGATGAAAATACGATTCTGGATCTGAAATCTCAAGGTGCGCGCATTGATACATGGGGCGTAGGAACACAGCTCATTACCGCTTCGGATCAACCATCGCTAGGTGGCGTATACAAACTGGTAGAGTGTGAGATCGACGGGGAAATGCAGCCTGTAATCAAAATCTCGGCTAACCCAGAAAAAGTGACGACACCGGGTAGCAAGGACGTATACCGGATTATCAGTACAGGTAGCGGCAAAGCGATTGCTGACTATATCTGTTTCCCGAATGAATCCGAGCCGCGCGAAGGCAAACGACTCAAGCTGTTCAATCCACTGCATCCGTATATCCGTAAATATGTATCGGATTATGAAGCGGTAGCGCTGCTACAGCCGATCTTCGTGGAAGGCAAACAGGTGTATGAATTGCCTTCGCTGCAAGACATTCGTACGTATCATGTAAGCCAGCTGGATCAATTCTGGCCGGAATATTTGCGCAAGCTGAATCCAGAAATTTATCGTGTGAATATCAGTCCGAAGGCATGGGATATGAAGCAACGATTGATCGCCGAGCACCTGCCGCCAGAAGAATTATAG